In a genomic window of Gloeothece verrucosa PCC 7822:
- a CDS encoding glycosyltransferase family 2 protein has translation MSLCEIRITTYKRPQLLKRSLDSVIAQTHDNWSALVFDDSPEQEAKAVVETYQDSRIIYKPHSKNIGCSKNLDYAFQSKAYVGGEYAFVLEDDNYLFPNFISENIKIIEETGINIVLRNQEWRLEENGSSVATNRTTRGQWFYQGSYSPIELRSRLFFCEGISNGGLFWQTNKIKSNLQVGTQVKHPWHQELFRTLRIEESIWFGEEPLCAFTEFARNDTTSIKLAPELPAKLTRGSQSIWIFLLKKYGDLILSNAENIADKQGAKINLERHLVNAFYFKYKFTELTKLEIYKILTKASLRYVLFEDPFKNAWSTL, from the coding sequence ATGTCTCTTTGTGAAATTAGAATTACAACTTATAAGCGTCCTCAACTCCTTAAACGTTCTCTTGATAGTGTAATAGCACAAACTCATGATAACTGGTCGGCTTTGGTGTTTGATGACTCTCCTGAACAAGAAGCAAAAGCAGTTGTAGAAACTTATCAAGATAGTAGAATTATTTATAAACCCCATTCAAAAAATATTGGTTGCTCCAAAAATCTTGATTATGCGTTTCAATCAAAAGCTTATGTAGGTGGGGAATATGCTTTTGTTTTAGAAGATGATAATTATTTATTTCCTAATTTTATTAGTGAAAATATTAAAATCATTGAAGAGACTGGCATAAATATAGTTCTAAGAAACCAAGAATGGAGATTGGAGGAAAATGGGTCTTCAGTTGCCACCAATAGAACCACTAGAGGCCAATGGTTTTATCAAGGATCTTACAGCCCAATAGAATTAAGAAGTCGTTTATTTTTTTGCGAAGGGATTTCTAATGGAGGATTATTTTGGCAAACTAATAAAATTAAGTCAAATTTGCAAGTAGGTACTCAAGTAAAGCATCCTTGGCATCAGGAACTATTTAGAACTTTGCGTATTGAAGAGTCTATTTGGTTTGGCGAAGAACCTTTATGTGCTTTTACAGAATTCGCTCGTAATGATACTACTTCAATTAAACTAGCTCCTGAGCTACCAGCAAAACTAACTCGTGGTTCTCAGTCTATTTGGATTTTTTTACTAAAAAAATATGGAGATTTAATTCTCAGTAACGCGGAAAATATTGCTGATAAACAAGGAGCGAAAATAAATTTAGAGCGTCATTTAGTTAATGCTTTTTATTTCAAATACAAATTTACAGAATTGACTAAACTAGAAATTTATAAAATTTTAACTAAAGCTTCTTTAAGATATGTATTGTTTGAAGATCCATTTAAAAATGCTTGGTCAACTTTGTAA
- a CDS encoding glycosyltransferase family protein, whose protein sequence is MQNFSFLFLGANSPWAYGLAEALAQYHPTHAVQFYDWRTYYNLKPTWPGRIPPSLLNRSIHVLPPGYAGSLENLFRFYLQGLIEDWCRQLEQISGQNPWVIVPDPYFLPWVSKVPNERLIYYNFDDYVFYRPNRKQKVLKQEKELIERRVTITLCASRSQQITFQKRHPHKASQIYHYPHGVVDTYLNHQPENPPEPMTVGYVGTLGNRLDWALIYQVIKASPEITFVFVGGLDEQETFAQDGWQATRHAVLQLPNVRHIGQVPSDQVAKYYWSCAVNWIPYLIDHPFNKASCPTKIMDGIASGRPLLSTKIPECCLYPQWINLFFSPEDALALIHQELAASEKPKAYEKSLEQLAFARQQTWQSRTQTLENWLWQLDSN, encoded by the coding sequence ATGCAAAATTTCAGTTTTCTATTTTTAGGAGCGAATAGCCCTTGGGCTTATGGTTTGGCTGAAGCTCTGGCTCAATACCATCCTACCCACGCTGTACAATTTTATGATTGGCGAACTTATTATAATCTCAAGCCGACTTGGCCCGGACGAATTCCACCGTCATTGCTAAACCGATCAATTCATGTTTTGCCTCCTGGCTATGCGGGAAGTTTAGAAAATTTATTCCGATTTTATTTACAAGGACTAATTGAGGATTGGTGTAGACAACTAGAACAGATATCCGGCCAAAACCCCTGGGTGATAGTTCCCGATCCCTATTTTCTTCCTTGGGTAAGCAAAGTTCCAAACGAAAGATTAATCTACTACAATTTTGATGACTACGTTTTCTATCGACCCAATCGTAAACAGAAAGTTTTAAAGCAAGAAAAAGAATTAATAGAACGACGAGTAACTATTACTCTTTGTGCTTCTCGATCCCAACAAATTACCTTTCAAAAGCGTCATCCCCATAAAGCTTCCCAGATTTATCATTATCCTCATGGAGTTGTAGATACCTACCTCAATCATCAACCAGAAAACCCTCCAGAACCTATGACTGTTGGTTATGTTGGCACTTTAGGTAATCGTTTGGATTGGGCATTAATTTATCAAGTTATTAAAGCTTCTCCAGAAATAACTTTTGTGTTTGTCGGTGGTTTAGACGAACAAGAAACATTTGCTCAAGATGGTTGGCAAGCAACTCGTCATGCGGTGCTACAATTGCCTAATGTGCGGCATATTGGTCAAGTTCCCTCAGACCAAGTAGCAAAGTATTACTGGTCTTGTGCTGTCAATTGGATTCCTTACTTAATTGATCATCCTTTTAACAAAGCTTCTTGTCCTACTAAAATTATGGACGGCATCGCCAGTGGTCGCCCCCTCCTGAGTACCAAAATACCTGAGTGTTGTTTATATCCTCAATGGATTAATTTATTCTTTTCTCCAGAGGATGCGCTCGCTTTAATCCACCAAGAGTTAGCGGCTTCAGAAAAACCGAAAGCTTATGAAAAAAGCCTAGAACAATTAGCGTTTGCTCGTCAGCAGACTTGGCAAAGCCGCACTCAAACCCTTGAAAACTGGCTCTGGCAATTGGATTCTAATTAA
- a CDS encoding glycosyltransferase family 4 protein — protein MKLCWLIPGDRAGGITSVALSCCRQAAKAGHETTMLLLTPPTSITTENFRVSSLGLYGGAPETPEKLLQWLEQNPQNMLFFNGCGELEAAIPYLSPNIKSVYVVHDTIPGYWKKALEEEDNLEAIVAVSEIMTGKFRHRLKQPKKLSVIHNGCAFPEQPQLNLVRQDDLIFLGGDNPTKGAFDVLRLWKQLIKLKFAGKLHWFGQISPKFRAKIAQLPSSERIQVYGYVQRELIFSTAASAKVLLMLSRAESFGMATIEAMSMGCVPVAWEIDIGTKEIVTANKTGLFAPLGNTQALARQVLYACQNYQAFCRAVIERARSDFDEALMWKNYESLINRISTEQPIERSKKGHPPKSLQPQVYRFQLLPSPLRSAIRELIGRSPALGYLLRDLRGW, from the coding sequence ATGAAACTTTGTTGGTTAATTCCAGGTGATCGCGCTGGTGGTATTACCTCTGTGGCTTTGTCTTGCTGCCGTCAAGCGGCTAAAGCTGGACACGAGACAACAATGCTCTTACTCACCCCCCCCACCTCCATTACTACTGAAAATTTTCGAGTATCGTCTTTAGGATTGTATGGCGGCGCACCAGAAACACCCGAAAAACTCCTACAATGGTTAGAACAAAACCCACAAAATATGCTGTTTTTTAATGGCTGTGGAGAATTAGAAGCGGCTATTCCCTACTTATCTCCTAACATTAAATCTGTTTATGTGGTCCATGACACAATCCCTGGGTATTGGAAAAAAGCTTTAGAAGAGGAAGATAATTTAGAAGCCATTGTAGCTGTATCTGAAATTATGACCGGTAAGTTTCGACATCGTTTAAAGCAACCAAAAAAACTATCTGTCATTCACAATGGCTGTGCTTTTCCTGAACAACCTCAATTAAATCTGGTACGGCAAGACGACCTAATTTTTTTGGGGGGTGATAATCCAACAAAGGGAGCTTTTGATGTTCTTAGATTATGGAAACAACTCATTAAATTAAAATTTGCCGGCAAACTACACTGGTTTGGTCAAATTTCACCAAAATTTAGAGCCAAAATTGCTCAATTACCCAGTTCTGAGCGTATTCAGGTTTATGGGTATGTTCAACGTGAGTTAATTTTCTCCACTGCTGCATCCGCCAAAGTTTTGTTAATGCTAAGTCGAGCAGAGTCATTTGGGATGGCTACTATTGAAGCGATGAGTATGGGGTGTGTACCTGTGGCCTGGGAGATTGACATTGGCACAAAAGAAATTGTCACAGCCAATAAAACAGGGCTGTTTGCACCTTTAGGCAATACGCAAGCTTTAGCCCGACAAGTGCTGTATGCCTGTCAAAATTACCAAGCTTTTTGTAGAGCCGTAATTGAACGGGCACGGTCTGACTTTGACGAAGCGCTAATGTGGAAAAACTACGAATCTCTCATTAATCGTATTTCCACAGAGCAACCCATTGAAAGAAGTAAAAAAGGTCATCCCCCCAAATCTCTTCAACCTCAAGTCTACCGTTTTCAGCTTTTACCCAGTCCCTTGCGTTCAGCAATTAGAGAATTGATTGGGCGATCGCCGGCTCTAGGTTATTTGCTGCGGGACCTGCGCGGCTGGTAA
- a CDS encoding glycosyltransferase family 4 protein, with protein MQICLHSSQFFPIIGGVTQVTYTLANYWVQQKHQVTVVTDTPAVEAQNMSFNFPLIRCPNFAIWNSLLRNTDVIVSKGYSLRHLPSWLLSRKPIIWIHPIYIPELIQSNQINWRSLVRTLLGRAILPLAASHVYVSHTIEKQIGSPKGLVIYNPVQSCFRPLPNIAINNDFAFFGRMDPEKGVDSLLKALAICKQRKKIYTLNLYGQGPYLSEWQNLAETLGISSQLRWYPFLRDEELVKAMNEAGVVVMPSQWAEPMGLVAVEAMACGKAVIGSRQGGLGEVLEGYGLTFENGNAQELAECMIQIKETPDLRLTLEKKAYERSKYFALATIGDKYLQLFENVLKK; from the coding sequence ATGCAGATTTGTCTACATTCGAGTCAATTTTTCCCGATCATTGGTGGAGTCACACAAGTTACCTACACTTTAGCTAATTATTGGGTTCAACAAAAACATCAAGTAACTGTTGTTACCGATACCCCTGCTGTTGAGGCTCAAAATATGAGCTTTAATTTTCCACTTATCCGTTGTCCAAATTTTGCCATCTGGAATTCGCTACTGCGTAATACTGATGTGATTGTTTCTAAAGGTTATAGCCTTCGACATTTACCCTCATGGCTATTATCTCGTAAGCCCATAATTTGGATACATCCAATATACATTCCTGAACTGATTCAATCAAATCAAATTAACTGGCGAAGTCTAGTTAGAACTCTTTTAGGGAGGGCAATACTGCCTTTAGCCGCTAGTCATGTTTATGTTAGTCATACTATTGAGAAACAAATCGGAAGCCCAAAAGGACTTGTCATTTATAATCCTGTACAAAGCTGTTTTCGACCCTTGCCCAATATAGCGATTAATAATGATTTTGCTTTTTTTGGCAGAATGGACCCCGAAAAAGGAGTTGATAGCTTGCTGAAAGCTTTGGCAATTTGTAAACAAAGGAAAAAAATTTACACACTTAATTTATACGGGCAAGGACCTTATTTATCTGAGTGGCAAAATTTAGCAGAAACGCTAGGAATTTCATCACAATTACGCTGGTATCCCTTCTTACGAGATGAAGAATTAGTCAAGGCAATGAATGAGGCTGGCGTTGTAGTGATGCCGTCGCAATGGGCAGAGCCGATGGGTCTGGTAGCAGTGGAAGCGATGGCCTGCGGAAAAGCTGTTATCGGTTCGCGGCAAGGGGGTTTAGGGGAGGTTTTAGAAGGCTACGGTTTAACTTTTGAAAATGGTAATGCCCAAGAGTTAGCAGAATGTATGATTCAGATTAAAGAAACACCTGATTTACGGCTGACTCTAGAAAAGAAAGCTTATGAGCGTTCCAAATACTTTGCGCTGGCTACAATTGGTGACAAATATCTTCAACTCTTTGAAAATGTCTTGAAAAAATAG
- a CDS encoding glycosyltransferase, whose translation MKIVFYMGGFAPIGGIETFSKNLLCYLQSKNYDCRLVCWGQMSPLLHSIEQAQVKIFRTAWRWGCRWNVPDWILLPLGIQQVKQAEIILFNKIFPSKIMQQLRAKKSQKAVFIYITPYRPSLPKTTLEKKEVLEIIKFFDIILVQSSSFINVLHELGYQGRIEVIPLIPHQPGKLQPFPTNKIFKIGFLGRLVEDKNIPLLLKSFQCFQEIFLTKFYGENKENYKPTLEIFGDGHLRQELEKLSHDLGIKSSVIFHGNVSNDKIEAAIASCHLFAFTSRNEGQCLAALEILGCGRPIIATDAGALPDILSDSRLGRVVHSANPTTLANIFIETMILIEKNFITPEVIRAAYLERFAPEKVGNCYKELLDSLCK comes from the coding sequence ATGAAAATAGTTTTTTATATGGGCGGATTTGCTCCCATTGGAGGAATTGAAACTTTTAGCAAAAATCTTCTTTGTTATCTTCAATCTAAAAACTATGACTGCCGATTAGTTTGCTGGGGTCAAATGTCACCTTTATTACACTCTATTGAACAGGCACAAGTAAAAATTTTTCGGACTGCTTGGCGTTGGGGCTGCCGATGGAATGTACCAGATTGGATCTTATTGCCGCTAGGAATTCAACAAGTTAAACAGGCTGAGATAATTTTGTTCAACAAGATTTTTCCTAGCAAAATAATGCAACAGCTTCGAGCGAAAAAAAGTCAAAAAGCTGTTTTTATTTACATTACTCCTTACAGACCCTCGCTACCAAAAACTACCCTCGAGAAAAAGGAAGTTTTAGAAATAATTAAATTCTTTGATATTATTCTGGTTCAATCATCTTCATTTATAAATGTTTTACACGAGCTTGGCTATCAGGGACGAATAGAAGTCATTCCTCTTATTCCTCATCAACCAGGCAAACTACAACCTTTCCCAACCAACAAAATTTTTAAAATAGGTTTTTTAGGTAGGTTGGTTGAAGATAAAAACATTCCTTTACTTTTAAAATCGTTTCAGTGTTTTCAGGAAATATTTTTAACTAAATTTTATGGTGAAAACAAAGAAAATTATAAGCCAACTCTTGAGATCTTTGGGGATGGTCATCTGCGCCAAGAATTAGAAAAACTTAGTCATGATTTAGGAATAAAATCTTCAGTGATTTTTCATGGTAACGTTTCTAACGATAAAATCGAGGCGGCGATCGCTTCATGCCATTTATTTGCTTTTACTTCTCGTAATGAAGGACAATGTTTAGCCGCGTTAGAAATTTTAGGTTGTGGCAGACCCATTATAGCTACTGACGCAGGCGCATTACCCGATATTTTATCTGATAGTCGTTTAGGTAGAGTAGTACACTCGGCTAATCCCACTACATTGGCTAATATTTTTATAGAAACCATGATTTTAATAGAAAAAAACTTTATAACGCCAGAAGTCATCCGTGCAGCTTATCTGGAAAGATTTGCTCCTGAAAAAGTCGGCAATTGCTATAAAGAATTACTAGATAGTTTATGTAAGTAA
- a CDS encoding glycosyltransferase family 4 protein translates to MISSKVLIAQLGARKHYQEPLLFHRWGILDRLYTDFYSGHGNVAKLLQHPKIYNRLPNLIKKPLDRYEPELENATIIHFPKFGYQYVQALKKASSDQASQIFILGGQKFCQQIIKRGLGQANIIYGFNSACLELFEYAKPKGIYCILDQTIADYSLVYQLLLEEEKRWPEWSLTPFRVNQADLELMEREHREQDLAAHIICGSSFVKDSLIIGGVDTEKISVVPLGRLKDNITYSDPSIIQTPQERGDGLRILFVGSVNLRKGIPYLLEALRQIKGQIPFTCKVVGSLEIKPERIAEYSDLCDFTGRIPRSQIKNLYTWADVLVLPSLGEGSAMVTYEALSLGVPIITTYNSGSIVRDGLDGFIVPIGNAKVITEKLLKIYIIGKNFSQVDNTENYLQRTFKESEHKLWEIITKHY, encoded by the coding sequence ATGATTAGTTCAAAAGTTTTAATCGCACAACTAGGCGCTAGAAAACACTATCAAGAACCTCTTTTATTTCATCGTTGGGGGATTTTGGATAGACTCTACACAGATTTTTACTCAGGTCATGGTAATGTTGCTAAATTATTACAGCATCCTAAAATTTATAACCGTTTGCCCAACTTAATCAAAAAACCACTAGACCGCTATGAACCCGAGCTTGAAAATGCAACAATTATTCACTTTCCTAAATTTGGTTATCAATATGTACAGGCTTTGAAAAAAGCTTCATCTGACCAAGCCTCACAAATTTTTATTTTAGGAGGACAAAAATTTTGTCAGCAAATTATTAAACGTGGTTTAGGACAAGCTAACATTATTTATGGATTTAATAGTGCTTGTTTAGAACTATTTGAATATGCTAAACCTAAAGGAATTTATTGTATCTTAGACCAAACCATAGCAGATTACTCGCTTGTTTATCAACTTTTACTAGAAGAGGAAAAGAGATGGCCAGAATGGTCATTAACTCCTTTTAGAGTAAATCAAGCTGACTTAGAGTTAATGGAACGAGAGCATCGAGAACAAGACTTAGCCGCTCATATTATTTGTGGTTCTAGTTTTGTTAAAGATTCTTTAATAATTGGGGGAGTTGATACCGAGAAAATATCAGTAGTACCATTAGGTCGTTTAAAAGATAATATAACCTACTCAGATCCTTCTATAATCCAAACTCCACAAGAACGAGGAGATGGGTTAAGAATATTATTTGTGGGTTCTGTTAATTTACGAAAAGGAATTCCTTATTTATTAGAAGCTTTACGTCAAATTAAAGGCCAAATTCCTTTTACTTGTAAAGTTGTAGGTTCTCTTGAAATTAAACCTGAGCGTATCGCTGAGTACAGCGACTTATGTGATTTTACAGGAAGAATTCCCCGTTCTCAAATAAAAAATTTATATACTTGGGCTGATGTTTTAGTGTTACCTTCTCTTGGTGAAGGCTCGGCAATGGTTACTTATGAAGCATTAAGTTTAGGAGTACCTATTATTACAACTTATAATTCGGGATCTATTGTTAGAGATGGGCTGGATGGTTTTATTGTACCAATCGGTAATGCGAAAGTAATCACAGAAAAATTATTGAAAATTTATATCATCGGCAAGAACTTTAGTCAAGTAGATAACACTGAAAACTATTTACAACGTACATTTAAAGAGTCAGAACATAAACTATGGGAAATTATTACAAAACATTATTAA
- a CDS encoding glycosyltransferase family 4 protein yields the protein MSKRLLLISSNSSDRGGGERYLIYLTQGLHQIGWDVYVLLSNLSYMDNWAKELIAQGATVYRQNLLGLKHRPLRFLQSITDTKQQREVAKICQDIAPDAILVNQQYDEDGLDYLAGALMANVAPVGGVIHLPMTANKAQRPLGNLRGRLLKWWYKKHSYSLILVSKGCQKEWENYYNYPCSIQVVHHGCSFPNLESFYPTTLNDWKDSLPIIGFSGQFVFQKNLQLLIDAWLWTIKKGIKSKLLLIGDGPERNNIENQLRQYAPENTWYITGWLEHPEAYLSMLDIYVMTSHFEGLPLALIEVVGRAIPAVVTNFNGASDVLDHASWVKIAPSPSPESVGQTLIESINQLSYLKQQANNGYQNFQKYFSLDRMANETLKALGLA from the coding sequence ATGAGTAAACGTTTACTGCTTATCAGTTCTAATTCCAGTGATCGCGGTGGCGGCGAACGCTATTTAATCTATCTGACTCAAGGTTTACACCAAATAGGTTGGGATGTATATGTTTTATTATCAAACCTAAGTTATATGGATAATTGGGCAAAGGAATTAATAGCACAGGGAGCGACAGTCTATCGTCAAAATTTATTAGGATTAAAACATCGACCTTTAAGATTTCTGCAATCTATAACTGACACCAAACAACAGAGAGAAGTTGCTAAAATTTGTCAAGATATTGCTCCAGATGCTATTTTAGTTAATCAGCAATATGATGAAGATGGATTGGATTATTTAGCTGGAGCTTTAATGGCAAATGTTGCTCCTGTAGGTGGTGTTATACATCTTCCAATGACAGCTAATAAAGCTCAACGTCCTTTAGGAAATCTTCGAGGTAGATTGCTTAAATGGTGGTATAAAAAACATTCCTATTCTTTAATTCTCGTTTCAAAAGGCTGTCAAAAAGAGTGGGAAAATTATTATAATTATCCATGTTCTATTCAAGTTGTCCATCATGGCTGTTCTTTTCCCAATTTAGAATCATTTTATCCCACAACTCTTAATGATTGGAAAGATTCTTTACCCATTATTGGCTTTTCTGGCCAATTTGTTTTTCAGAAAAACCTTCAATTATTAATTGATGCTTGGCTGTGGACTATAAAAAAAGGAATAAAAAGCAAATTGTTATTAATAGGCGACGGGCCAGAAAGAAATAATATAGAAAACCAGTTGCGTCAATATGCTCCAGAAAACACATGGTACATTACAGGGTGGCTGGAACATCCAGAAGCTTATTTATCGATGTTAGATATTTATGTTATGACCAGTCATTTTGAAGGACTACCACTAGCATTAATAGAAGTAGTAGGGCGAGCAATTCCTGCTGTTGTTACTAATTTTAATGGTGCGTCTGATGTTCTTGATCATGCTTCGTGGGTAAAAATAGCACCATCCCCTAGTCCTGAATCTGTTGGCCAAACATTAATTGAATCCATTAATCAACTGTCTTATTTAAAGCAGCAAGCTAACAATGGGTACCAAAATTTTCAAAAATATTTTTCTTTAGACAGAATGGCTAATGAAACTTTAAAGGCTTTAGGTTTAGCTTAG
- a CDS encoding glycosyltransferase family 4 protein, whose amino-acid sequence MLIVIIFINIGSYHAARLRAIYSVCQEKGWNFTAIQATDNTLEHPWGNLEREITFPLKTLLPSSTTANYKQEKAAALISSCLDNLKPDIVAIPGWGFSLSRAALFWCKRHQVPAILMSETKWDDEKRQWWQERLKFWLYIKKYDAALVGGKLHRDYLVKLGFPSDRIFLGYDAVDNDYFTKSAEAARLDPAAARQRQPKIPNKPYFIALTRLLKRKNVHRLVEAFAVYRQQVGNNQAWNLVICGSGEEEDTIRNFIQEKQLQNSIHLPGFISYQALGDWYGLASAFVHPALQEQWGLVVNEACAAGLPILCSRTVGASYELVIEGENGFLFDPENTQDIARSLLTIHQIDPTLKNQMGKASQKIVTNYSPTQFSEGILKAIAALSKV is encoded by the coding sequence ATGCTTATTGTTATAATTTTCATAAATATTGGAAGCTATCATGCTGCCCGACTACGTGCTATTTACTCAGTATGTCAGGAAAAAGGTTGGAACTTTACCGCCATTCAAGCAACAGATAATACTCTAGAACATCCTTGGGGAAATTTAGAGCGAGAAATTACATTCCCTCTCAAAACTTTATTACCTAGCTCTACTACCGCTAACTATAAACAAGAAAAAGCTGCCGCATTAATATCATCTTGTCTAGATAATCTTAAACCAGATATTGTTGCTATTCCTGGGTGGGGATTTTCTCTATCTCGCGCCGCACTATTCTGGTGTAAACGTCATCAAGTGCCAGCTATTTTGATGAGCGAAACGAAATGGGATGATGAAAAGCGGCAGTGGTGGCAAGAAAGACTAAAATTTTGGCTATATATAAAAAAATATGATGCCGCCCTTGTAGGAGGTAAACTGCACCGTGACTATCTTGTTAAGTTAGGGTTTCCATCTGATCGCATTTTTTTGGGCTATGATGCAGTTGACAACGATTATTTTACTAAATCTGCTGAAGCGGCAAGACTTGACCCGGCTGCGGCAAGACAACGACAGCCAAAAATTCCTAATAAACCTTATTTTATAGCTCTTACTCGCTTACTCAAACGTAAAAATGTCCACCGTTTGGTAGAAGCTTTTGCAGTTTATCGTCAACAAGTTGGAAATAATCAAGCTTGGAATTTAGTCATTTGCGGCAGTGGAGAAGAAGAAGATACTATCCGTAATTTCATCCAAGAAAAACAATTACAAAATAGCATTCATTTGCCGGGTTTTATATCTTATCAAGCATTAGGTGATTGGTATGGATTAGCTAGTGCTTTTGTTCATCCGGCTTTACAAGAACAATGGGGTTTAGTAGTTAATGAAGCTTGTGCAGCCGGACTGCCAATTCTGTGTAGCCGCACGGTAGGAGCTAGTTATGAACTTGTTATTGAGGGCGAAAATGGTTTTTTATTTGATCCAGAAAACACACAAGATATTGCTCGGAGTTTATTAACAATCCATCAAATAGATCCTACTCTAAAAAATCAAATGGGAAAAGCCAGCCAAAAAATAGTGACTAATTATAGTCCGACTCAATTTTCTGAAGGGATTTTAAAAGCTATTGCCGCTTTATCAAAAGTTTAA
- a CDS encoding glycosyltransferase: MKILIITPYVGANYGGIAKVVQDIAIALGSQGFNIDLITTNANDAQKLDVVFNHWLDQGKYRIRYFDSWNKHDFILSLSLITWLFKNINNYDIIHTHTIFSPLILITQWLCQRKKIPYLVTPHGMLEPWALSYKSWKKNFYYNIFEKKALQKASLIQVIANLEADHVQSLGFKHYVIIPNGIDHNEFAFLSDPESFYQQFPQTRHKTLILFLGRIDPKKGLDLLAPAFARVHSQFPETHLVVAGPDNIGFLSTVERFFAEAKCLNAVTFTGMLTGKLKYAALAAASLYIAPSYSEGFSMSVLEGMASGLSCIITTGCNFPEAATAKAALIVEPMADAIADALNYCLSHPQEAKAMGNRAREFILNNYTWEKSAKKLIDVYKFLLIKNSCQNPSVNFSEKA; the protein is encoded by the coding sequence ATGAAAATTTTGATTATTACGCCTTATGTCGGTGCTAATTATGGAGGCATTGCTAAGGTAGTTCAAGATATAGCTATAGCCCTTGGATCTCAAGGATTTAATATAGATTTAATAACGACTAATGCGAACGACGCACAAAAATTGGATGTAGTTTTTAATCATTGGTTAGACCAAGGAAAGTATAGAATCAGATATTTTGATAGCTGGAATAAACACGATTTTATTTTAAGTTTATCTTTAATTACTTGGCTATTTAAAAATATTAATAATTATGATATAATCCATACTCATACAATTTTTTCTCCCTTAATTTTAATAACTCAATGGCTTTGCCAAAGAAAAAAAATTCCTTATCTTGTCACTCCTCACGGAATGCTAGAACCTTGGGCTTTAAGCTATAAAAGCTGGAAAAAAAATTTTTACTATAATATTTTTGAAAAAAAGGCTCTACAAAAAGCTAGTCTCATTCAAGTAATTGCCAATCTTGAAGCTGATCATGTTCAATCATTAGGATTTAAACATTATGTTATTATTCCCAATGGAATTGATCATAATGAATTTGCTTTTTTATCAGATCCCGAAAGTTTTTATCAGCAATTTCCTCAAACTCGTCACAAAACTTTAATTCTTTTTCTAGGTCGTATTGATCCTAAAAAAGGGCTAGATTTACTTGCCCCTGCTTTTGCACGGGTGCATTCTCAATTTCCTGAAACTCATTTAGTTGTAGCAGGCCCTGATAACATCGGATTTTTATCAACAGTAGAACGTTTTTTTGCCGAAGCTAAATGTTTAAATGCAGTCACTTTTACAGGGATGTTAACTGGTAAATTAAAATATGCTGCGCTGGCTGCCGCTAGTCTATATATAGCTCCTTCTTACTCAGAAGGTTTTAGTATGTCGGTTTTGGAAGGTATGGCATCAGGATTATCCTGTATAATTACAACAGGTTGCAATTTTCCTGAAGCGGCAACAGCTAAAGCTGCATTGATTGTAGAACCTATGGCTGATGCGATAGCAGATGCTTTAAATTATTGTTTGAGTCATCCTCAAGAGGCAAAAGCTATGGGAAATCGCGCTCGTGAGTTTATTTTAAATAATTATACTTGGGAGAAGTCTGCCAAAAAACTAATAGATGTTTATAAGTTTTTATTAATAAAAAACTCTTGCCAAAATCCTTCAGTAAACTTTAGTGAAAAAGCATAA